The following coding sequences lie in one Treponema socranskii subsp. buccale genomic window:
- a CDS encoding MgtC/SapB family protein → MTNAVFDLPEILTSLNTVSVFVRLALAVAFGGILGLERGRKHRPAGFRTYMIVCLSSALIMITDLYLVEFYGTGDPARLGAQVISGIGFLGAGSIMISNMRIKGITTAAGLWGSAGLGLAIGAGFYIGAFITGLFLLVILTIMSRIDARMNAMSRSMIVFAEFKSTEAFTSFVKEARKMNCTLSDIEMKKSLLDGDYVGVNIAISLPKRQNHAEVIQQFGALKGVKYIEEL, encoded by the coding sequence ATGACAAATGCCGTTTTTGATTTGCCGGAAATACTGACATCGCTGAATACCGTTTCGGTGTTCGTGCGCCTCGCGCTCGCCGTAGCTTTCGGAGGCATACTCGGACTCGAGCGGGGGAGAAAACACCGCCCCGCGGGTTTTCGCACGTATATGATCGTCTGCCTCTCTTCGGCGCTCATCATGATCACGGACTTATACCTCGTCGAATTCTACGGCACGGGAGATCCCGCGAGGCTCGGCGCGCAAGTCATCAGCGGCATCGGCTTTCTCGGCGCCGGCAGCATTATGATAAGCAATATGCGCATTAAAGGCATTACAACCGCCGCCGGTCTTTGGGGATCGGCGGGATTGGGTCTTGCGATCGGGGCGGGATTTTATATCGGCGCCTTTATCACCGGACTCTTTTTGCTCGTCATCCTGACGATTATGAGCAGGATCGACGCGCGGATGAACGCGATGAGCCGTTCGATGATCGTCTTCGCCGAATTCAAATCGACGGAAGCGTTTACGTCGTTCGTAAAAGAAGCACGCAAAATGAACTGCACGTTGTCAGACATCGAAATGAAAAAATCGCTGCTCGACGGAGATTACGTCGGCGTCAACATCGCGATCTCGCTCCCGAAGCGGCAAAACCATGCCGAAGTCATTCAGCAATTCGGCGCACTCAAAGGTGTAAAATACATCGAAGAATTGTAA
- a CDS encoding extracellular solute-binding protein, which translates to MRTPFRALLFSAALFVFTGCFQKAKGGDANTLVVASPHPLVLIVPVIENFENETGIAVELVQGGTKEILKNLQMHPDASPYDVLWGGSYASVLPASSLFDSYTSANEAYIKNEYKNVEGMLNRFSDVPSVLMINKKRLGDVVVSGYDDLLNPKLKGAIAFGNPETSSSAWEHLINMLYAEGKGNPDDGWDYVKTLCKNLDGILLNSSSAVYNGVADGRFAVGLTFEEGGANFAEKDDNIALVYMSEGVVFTPDGVYMPKKIRHKDNAVRFIDYVTGKNVQSYIAKKMNRRSVRSDVEVKSLLPAKSAIKCISVDYAYTTSHQSEWVERFLDIFESARQSDE; encoded by the coding sequence ATGCGTACCCCTTTCCGCGCGCTTTTGTTTTCCGCAGCGCTTTTCGTTTTTACGGGCTGCTTTCAAAAGGCGAAAGGCGGCGATGCGAACACGCTCGTCGTCGCAAGTCCCCACCCGCTCGTACTCATCGTTCCCGTCATAGAGAATTTCGAAAACGAAACGGGGATCGCCGTCGAACTCGTACAGGGCGGCACAAAAGAAATACTTAAAAATCTTCAAATGCACCCCGACGCTTCTCCGTACGATGTGCTGTGGGGCGGCTCCTACGCATCGGTGCTTCCCGCTTCTTCACTCTTCGATTCTTATACAAGTGCGAACGAAGCGTATATCAAAAATGAATATAAAAACGTCGAAGGCATGTTGAACCGCTTTTCCGACGTGCCGAGCGTTTTAATGATCAACAAAAAGCGGCTCGGCGACGTCGTAGTCTCAGGCTACGACGATCTCCTCAATCCGAAATTAAAAGGCGCGATCGCGTTCGGAAACCCGGAAACGTCGTCGTCGGCATGGGAACATTTAATAAATATGCTCTATGCCGAAGGCAAAGGAAATCCCGACGACGGCTGGGACTACGTAAAAACGCTGTGCAAAAATCTCGACGGCATTCTTTTAAACTCTTCGAGTGCGGTCTATAACGGAGTTGCGGACGGACGCTTTGCTGTCGGTTTAACTTTCGAAGAGGGCGGCGCCAATTTTGCCGAAAAAGACGACAACATCGCCTTAGTCTACATGAGCGAAGGCGTCGTCTTTACTCCCGACGGCGTCTATATGCCGAAAAAAATCCGGCACAAAGACAATGCCGTCCGATTTATCGATTATGTGACGGGAAAAAACGTACAAAGCTATATCGCAAAAAAAATGAACCGCCGTTCCGTACGAAGCGACGTCGAAGTGAAAAGCCTCCTTCCGGCAAAGAGCGCAATCAAGTGCATCTCCGTAGATTACGCGTATACGACGTCGCATCAAAGCGAATGGGTAGAGCGCTTTCTCGATATCTTTGAAAGCGCGAGGCAAAGCGATGAGTAG